A genomic segment from Pradoshia eiseniae encodes:
- a CDS encoding QueT transporter family protein, with protein sequence MKIRTLAVNGVLAALYIAVTMIIQPFGFTNIQFRVPEMFNHLVVFNKKYFIGIVIGVFFSNLFFSSLGVYDLLFGVGQSVLALSITIIIARFVKNIWARMIVNTIVFTATMFIIAIELSIVLGVPFWLTYLTTAIGEFVVMAVGMPIMHALNKRIDFKNLI encoded by the coding sequence ATGAAGATTAGAACACTAGCAGTGAATGGTGTGCTGGCCGCTTTATATATTGCCGTCACCATGATTATTCAGCCATTTGGCTTCACGAATATCCAATTTCGTGTCCCAGAGATGTTTAATCATCTTGTTGTCTTCAACAAGAAATACTTTATTGGCATTGTGATTGGCGTCTTTTTCTCAAACCTCTTCTTCTCATCATTAGGGGTTTATGATCTCCTATTTGGAGTTGGACAATCTGTACTGGCGCTATCAATAACTATTATAATAGCCCGTTTTGTCAAAAATATATGGGCAAGAATGATTGTCAACACGATTGTTTTTACGGCGACCATGTTCATCATTGCCATCGAGCTGAGTATTGTATTGGGAGTGCCATTCTGGCTCACATACTTGACCACTGCAATTGGCGAATTCGTCGTCATGGCGGTTGGTATGCCGATTATGCATGCCCTAAATAAGCGTATCGATTTCAAGAATTTAATATAA
- a CDS encoding ferritin-like domain-containing protein, producing the protein MDEKLKELIDGLNEDLANEYAASIMYTNYAAMVSGLFRQTLKPFFEGEISDEQGHAIYLAEKIATLGGTPTVSPAEVKQTTDVKEMLESAYQAEKETIDRYETRKKQAEELGLTELVVKLEDLISDETGHMEELGRILADSRFE; encoded by the coding sequence ATGGATGAGAAATTAAAAGAATTAATCGATGGTTTAAATGAAGATTTAGCAAATGAATATGCAGCATCCATCATGTATACGAACTATGCTGCTATGGTATCAGGTCTTTTCAGACAAACATTAAAGCCTTTCTTTGAAGGAGAAATTTCTGACGAGCAAGGGCATGCTATATACTTAGCTGAAAAAATCGCGACACTTGGTGGAACACCGACTGTCTCCCCTGCAGAGGTCAAACAAACAACTGATGTAAAAGAAATGCTTGAATCTGCTTACCAAGCAGAGAAGGAGACAATCGACCGCTATGAAACACGCAAGAAACAAGCGGAAGAATTGGGCTTAACTGAATTAGTCGTTAAGCTTGAAGACCTCATCTCTGATGAGACAGGCCATATGGAAGAGCTAGGCCGTATTCTTGCTGATTCCCGATTTGAATAA
- a CDS encoding 2-phosphosulfolactate phosphatase, whose translation MVKIQLLIRKEDISAEKIAEGEKIAIVLDVLLATTTIVSALKEGAREVIPVLNPDEAKRVSKSFKNDDRLMAGEVNAGPIEGFIYPSPSEIKRKIKGKALILSTTNGTVALRMAADAKRVYIASLLNNASTAKHISETHKEETIIIVCSGNSGELSLEDFYGAGHLISCFEQSIGKLDLNDAAKAAAAIFKQGDKNPYEQLSNSYVGQLILNYGFNEDLKLAASIGAAEIIAVLKGERVVAEHTGELKS comes from the coding sequence ATGGTTAAAATACAGTTGCTCATCCGCAAAGAGGATATATCAGCCGAAAAAATAGCAGAAGGTGAGAAAATTGCCATCGTACTCGATGTCCTGCTCGCCACAACAACTATTGTCTCAGCTTTAAAGGAGGGGGCCAGGGAAGTTATCCCAGTTCTAAATCCTGATGAAGCCAAACGCGTCAGCAAGTCATTCAAAAATGACGATAGGCTAATGGCGGGCGAGGTGAATGCCGGGCCGATTGAAGGCTTCATTTATCCTAGTCCTTCAGAAATAAAAAGGAAGATCAAGGGTAAGGCACTTATCCTTTCGACAACCAATGGCACGGTTGCGCTTAGGATGGCGGCAGACGCTAAAAGAGTGTATATTGCCTCCTTACTTAATAATGCATCAACTGCTAAACATATTAGCGAGACACATAAAGAAGAAACGATTATCATTGTCTGCTCCGGGAATTCAGGTGAACTGAGCCTTGAGGATTTTTATGGGGCGGGCCATCTCATTTCCTGCTTTGAGCAATCTATAGGGAAGCTTGATTTAAATGATGCGGCAAAGGCAGCTGCAGCCATTTTTAAGCAAGGAGACAAAAATCCTTATGAACAGCTATCAAACTCTTATGTAGGACAGCTGATTTTGAATTATGGCTTCAATGAAGACTTGAAGCTGGCTGCATCGATTGGGGCTGCAGAAATTATCGCTGTACTGAAGGGTGAGCGGGTTGTGGCAGAGCATACAGGGGAGTTGAAATCTTGA
- a CDS encoding phosphotransferase family protein, whose protein sequence is MKQKYSTETIPVRAGEELNRGRLEACLRAKLKGLPSENLEIEQFSAGHSNLTYQLRIGDWEAVLRKPPLGPVAPKAHDMEREFTILSELSQVFDPAPTPLFFSNDLEVVGSPFFVMERKQGFVFDTEIPQGVQASKELYQNLSKEMVTQLVNLHQIPYEETKLAEMSKPDGFIERQTYGWIQRYEKAKTHDVSAAEEVAKWLASHIPNRSDAAVIHYDYKLNNAMFTDNGSRMSGLFDWEMTTVGDPLADLGVALSYWTSKDDPEFLQKGLGKASITNREGFYSREKFLDEYASLSGRDVGDMKFYMVFAYFKLAGICQQIYYRYHRGQTKDERFKNLHVYVKGLIEYAAQVMRT, encoded by the coding sequence ATGAAGCAGAAGTATTCAACTGAAACCATTCCTGTCCGGGCAGGAGAGGAACTTAATAGGGGAAGACTTGAAGCCTGTTTGAGAGCAAAGCTTAAAGGGCTGCCAAGTGAGAATCTTGAAATCGAGCAATTCTCTGCGGGTCATTCTAATTTAACCTACCAATTGAGGATAGGGGATTGGGAGGCTGTTCTGCGCAAGCCGCCGCTTGGGCCGGTAGCGCCTAAAGCGCATGATATGGAGCGTGAATTTACCATTCTATCTGAATTAAGCCAGGTGTTTGATCCTGCTCCTACGCCGCTATTTTTCTCCAATGACCTTGAAGTGGTCGGAAGCCCGTTTTTCGTGATGGAGCGAAAGCAGGGATTTGTCTTTGATACGGAGATTCCACAAGGAGTTCAAGCATCAAAAGAGTTGTATCAAAATCTTTCAAAGGAAATGGTCACGCAATTAGTGAATTTGCATCAAATTCCTTATGAGGAAACGAAGCTGGCTGAAATGAGCAAGCCAGATGGGTTTATAGAAAGACAGACCTATGGCTGGATTCAGCGCTATGAGAAAGCGAAAACACATGATGTCTCTGCTGCGGAGGAGGTGGCCAAATGGCTCGCTTCCCATATACCGAACAGAAGTGATGCAGCCGTCATTCATTATGATTATAAATTGAATAATGCGATGTTCACGGATAATGGCAGCCGTATGTCGGGCTTGTTTGATTGGGAGATGACAACGGTTGGGGACCCTTTGGCAGATCTGGGTGTCGCCTTAAGTTACTGGACAAGCAAGGATGACCCGGAGTTTCTGCAAAAGGGGCTTGGGAAGGCGTCTATCACTAACCGTGAGGGTTTCTATTCGAGAGAAAAATTTTTGGATGAATACGCGAGCCTGAGCGGCAGGGATGTAGGGGACATGAAATTTTATATGGTGTTTGCCTATTTCAAATTGGCGGGCATATGTCAGCAGATTTATTACAGGTATCATCGCGGACAAACGAAGGATGAGCGCTTTAAGAATCTGCATGTATATGTAAAAGGGTTAATTGAGTATGCGGCTCAAGTTATGAGGACTTAG
- a CDS encoding SDR family NAD(P)-dependent oxidoreductase, which yields MRFAEMTAVVTGGGSGIGKATALLLAKEGANVIISGRTKEKLEAAAEEINQVIGEERAAYFVADSTKEEEVQDLARFIDDYYMGLHIVINNAGGSLQSKILDTSVEEWDIVQEVNLKSVFVVSKVLGKMMTESQVIGGNRAIVNIASLSGHKAASHLPHYSSAKAAVINFTRALALELAPYGIRVNSVSPGFAETPLTEWSLTNEKFMQSIKRNTALGRVGTSEEIAKVIAFAASSDASYMTGSDLLVDGGWMIT from the coding sequence ATGAGATTTGCCGAAATGACAGCTGTCGTTACGGGCGGTGGAAGCGGCATTGGCAAAGCGACTGCGCTGCTACTCGCCAAAGAAGGTGCGAACGTCATTATTAGCGGGCGAACGAAGGAGAAGCTTGAGGCTGCGGCAGAAGAAATCAATCAGGTGATAGGGGAAGAGAGAGCGGCTTATTTTGTAGCGGATTCCACAAAGGAAGAGGAAGTGCAGGATTTGGCCCGCTTTATTGACGATTATTATATGGGCCTTCATATTGTCATCAATAATGCTGGCGGCTCCTTGCAGTCTAAGATTCTTGATACATCTGTGGAAGAATGGGATATCGTGCAGGAAGTGAATTTGAAAAGTGTGTTTGTCGTTTCAAAGGTCCTTGGCAAGATGATGACAGAAAGTCAGGTCATAGGCGGAAATCGGGCAATTGTCAATATCGCTAGTCTGTCAGGTCATAAGGCAGCTTCACATCTGCCCCATTATAGTTCCGCAAAGGCTGCAGTCATCAACTTCACGCGTGCCTTAGCGCTGGAGCTCGCTCCCTATGGAATCAGGGTAAACTCTGTCTCCCCGGGATTTGCCGAGACGCCGCTGACAGAATGGTCATTGACAAATGAGAAATTCATGCAGTCAATTAAGCGAAATACGGCACTTGGAAGAGTAGGGACAAGTGAAGAGATTGCTAAAGTCATTGCTTTTGCGGCATCCAGCGATGCCTCCTATATGACTGGCTCTGACTTATTGGTCGATGGCGGATGGATGATTACATAA
- a CDS encoding quinone oxidoreductase family protein: MKAIQFTEYGGPEVLKTIEIDKPKPGPTEVLIEIHAIGVNYADTARREGQYVVPTKLPFIPGAEIAGVIVEAGEEVTNVNIGTRVVTLIESGGYAEYAVVDSRNVTVMLKEDIDFKQAVSLPLQGLSAYHILKTMGCITNEDTVLVHAAAGGVGTLAVQLAKLFGARKVIATASTDEKLDLAKSLGADVCINYTNEGWHKEVLEATEGRGVDLALEMVGGDVFKDTLKCLAPFGKVVIYGVASGEQAVMHPSSLMAKNQSVIGFFLPQIMRKRELFMRSIRELFGYLEEGKLQLIIGETYPLEEAAKVHELMQSRKTSGKIILEVNHA; the protein is encoded by the coding sequence ATGAAAGCTATTCAATTTACTGAATACGGTGGTCCAGAAGTATTGAAGACCATTGAAATAGATAAACCAAAGCCAGGGCCGACAGAGGTACTGATCGAGATTCATGCTATCGGAGTCAATTATGCCGATACAGCAAGAAGAGAGGGGCAGTATGTCGTACCGACCAAGCTTCCATTTATTCCAGGAGCTGAAATCGCAGGAGTCATTGTTGAAGCGGGAGAAGAGGTGACCAATGTCAATATCGGTACACGGGTCGTCACATTGATTGAATCTGGAGGGTATGCAGAATATGCAGTGGTTGACTCCCGAAATGTGACCGTCATGCTGAAGGAGGACATTGACTTTAAGCAGGCTGTTTCTTTGCCGCTTCAAGGGCTGAGTGCTTACCATATTTTAAAAACGATGGGTTGTATCACAAACGAAGATACCGTTTTGGTTCACGCTGCAGCAGGCGGAGTGGGAACACTCGCCGTTCAGCTTGCCAAGTTATTCGGAGCAAGGAAGGTTATTGCTACGGCAAGTACTGATGAAAAGCTGGATTTAGCCAAATCGCTCGGTGCGGATGTATGCATCAATTATACGAATGAGGGCTGGCATAAGGAGGTGCTTGAAGCAACCGAGGGCAGAGGTGTTGATCTAGCTCTTGAGATGGTTGGAGGAGATGTGTTTAAGGATACACTGAAATGTCTGGCTCCATTCGGGAAGGTAGTCATTTATGGAGTGGCGAGCGGGGAACAGGCCGTGATGCACCCGTCCTCCTTAATGGCCAAAAATCAATCTGTCATCGGATTCTTCCTGCCGCAGATTATGAGGAAGAGAGAGCTGTTTATGCGCAGCATACGAGAGCTGTTTGGTTATTTGGAGGAAGGAAAACTTCAATTAATTATCGGCGAAACATATCCTCTGGAGGAAGCAGCCAAGGTTCATGAGTTAATGCAATCAAGAAAAACATCCGGAAAGATTATCCTTGAAGTCAATCATGCATAA
- a CDS encoding 3-hydroxyacyl-CoA dehydrogenase family protein — protein sequence MEQITKISVMGAGQMGHQIAMLCALGGLETTLYDLDEGQLLKAEEALNTLMNQWVQKGKINEEEKGQAFSKLSFTHDFERAAASPDLVIEAVVEKLSVKKELFQALERKVPSHTIFATNSSTIVNSLLATVTERPDKFVNMHFFFPPLVMNCVEVVMSTETSEETAQAAMEVCEKINRRPFLLRKEISGFVANRILGAIHKEALHLYEEGIADFQDIDQICRTALGHPIGPFELLDLSGNDVVYYVMQQRYEETGDPKDKPNKSIVEKVEQGKLGRKTGGGWYEYEKNRAKPEKSGVRK from the coding sequence ATGGAGCAGATTACAAAAATATCTGTTATGGGTGCGGGACAAATGGGGCATCAAATCGCAATGCTATGCGCGCTTGGAGGATTGGAGACCACATTATATGACCTTGATGAGGGGCAGCTTTTAAAGGCTGAGGAGGCACTGAATACTCTCATGAATCAATGGGTGCAAAAAGGCAAAATCAATGAGGAAGAGAAGGGGCAGGCATTTAGCAAGCTATCCTTTACGCATGATTTTGAAAGGGCAGCCGCAAGTCCAGACCTTGTCATAGAAGCAGTGGTAGAGAAGCTTTCTGTGAAAAAGGAGCTTTTTCAAGCTTTAGAGAGAAAGGTGCCCTCTCATACTATTTTTGCGACAAATAGCTCAACAATCGTTAATAGCTTGCTTGCAACCGTCACGGAACGCCCTGATAAATTCGTGAATATGCATTTCTTTTTTCCACCGCTTGTCATGAATTGCGTGGAAGTCGTTATGAGCACGGAAACATCTGAGGAAACAGCCCAAGCTGCCATGGAGGTATGCGAGAAAATCAATCGTCGGCCATTTTTATTGCGCAAGGAAATATCGGGGTTCGTCGCCAACCGGATCCTCGGAGCGATTCATAAGGAAGCGTTGCATCTTTATGAAGAAGGCATCGCAGATTTTCAGGATATTGACCAAATTTGCCGGACGGCACTTGGGCATCCGATTGGACCGTTTGAGCTATTAGACCTTTCCGGTAATGATGTCGTTTATTATGTGATGCAGCAGAGATATGAAGAAACCGGGGATCCGAAGGATAAACCGAATAAGAGCATTGTTGAGAAGGTGGAGCAAGGGAAACTGGGCCGCAAGACAGGCGGCGGCTGGTATGAATATGAGAAGAATCGGGCAAAGCCAGAAAAGTCCGGGGTGAGAAAGTGA
- a CDS encoding DUF368 domain-containing protein: protein MEWKNLYRGILMGISDLIPGVSGGTIAFILGIYDRFLLAISGIFSRDWRRQLGFLLPLGLGMGFAILAFSRVIDYLLEHHYEPTQFFFLGLIIGVLPFIAKQAEVKKNFSTKHVAIMILVGALLASMAFIQTNDEAMITTFTAGAYVKLFFSGWIASMAMLLPGISGSFVLLVIGVYSTVISALSDFNLPVIMAVGAGAAIGFILSSKAIAYLLREFPYMTFAVIMGLIGGSVFVVFPGLPKTLLGMALCVITFVSGVLVTQFFTKTEQKMPNE, encoded by the coding sequence TTGGAATGGAAGAATCTTTATCGGGGAATTTTGATGGGAATAAGTGATTTAATCCCAGGAGTAAGCGGCGGCACCATTGCTTTCATATTAGGAATATATGACCGTTTTCTCTTGGCAATCAGCGGCATCTTCAGCCGTGACTGGAGGAGGCAATTAGGCTTTTTACTGCCATTAGGTCTAGGAATGGGATTTGCTATCCTAGCCTTCAGCCGGGTTATTGATTATTTATTGGAGCATCATTATGAGCCTACACAATTTTTCTTTTTAGGCCTGATTATTGGTGTGCTTCCGTTTATAGCTAAGCAGGCGGAGGTTAAAAAGAATTTTAGCACAAAGCATGTAGCGATAATGATTTTGGTTGGGGCGCTGTTAGCCTCAATGGCGTTTATCCAGACAAATGATGAGGCTATGATAACCACTTTTACGGCTGGGGCATATGTGAAATTGTTCTTCTCAGGCTGGATTGCGAGTATGGCTATGCTACTCCCTGGAATTAGCGGCTCGTTTGTCCTTTTGGTAATTGGCGTTTATTCGACTGTTATATCTGCCTTGTCTGATTTCAATCTGCCGGTTATCATGGCTGTCGGTGCTGGTGCAGCGATTGGCTTTATTCTTAGCAGCAAGGCGATTGCTTATTTGCTGAGAGAATTCCCTTATATGACATTTGCGGTTATTATGGGATTAATCGGTGGATCCGTATTTGTTGTCTTCCCGGGACTTCCGAAAACATTATTGGGGATGGCTCTATGTGTCATCACATTTGTGAGCGGAGTATTGGTGACCCAATTCTTCACGAAAACCGAACAAAAGATGCCGAATGAATAA
- a CDS encoding acyl-CoA thioesterase, producing the protein MNTMNVTVRFAETDALGHVNNTSYFIYMEDARLHLLKELGWNTSHKDWSFVLVSTKCDFINQAYFDQILRIDTSIQKVGTKSFQLSHDILCAQTGTVIARGHAVIAFYNKEEKLSEPIPYDLKEKLLTYMNA; encoded by the coding sequence ATGAATACGATGAATGTCACAGTGCGCTTTGCTGAGACAGACGCATTGGGACATGTGAATAATACGAGCTACTTCATTTATATGGAGGATGCTCGTCTCCATTTATTAAAAGAGCTTGGCTGGAATACATCACATAAAGACTGGTCCTTCGTGCTCGTATCTACGAAATGTGATTTTATCAATCAAGCATACTTTGATCAGATACTTCGAATCGACACATCCATCCAGAAAGTCGGAACAAAAAGCTTCCAGCTCTCACATGATATCCTTTGTGCCCAGACGGGAACGGTGATTGCGCGGGGCCATGCAGTCATTGCCTTTTATAACAAAGAGGAGAAGCTGAGTGAACCCATTCCATATGATTTAAAGGAGAAGTTACTGACATATATGAATGCGTAA
- a CDS encoding enoyl-CoA hydratase/isomerase family protein has translation MEHLVKEIHGKVLVLTLNRPDSLNAFSPEMIGGLTKEMKEASKNPDVRAIVLTGAGRAFSAGGDVKTMGSNKPTDVYQHLGRLNDCILAIKAVEKPVIAAVQGFAAGAGFNLALACDLIIAADDSKFALSFSQVGLISDGGGSYFLPRLVGPHLAKQFFFSAEPIPAERLYQLGVVNKVVPLAELNDEVMRHAEILSMGPSQAYGQMKKIIDYSLTSTLEDVLERERMTQIMMVATEDHQEGIQAFKEKRRPQFTGK, from the coding sequence ATGGAACATTTAGTAAAAGAAATTCACGGGAAAGTTTTGGTTTTAACGCTGAATAGGCCGGATAGCTTGAATGCTTTTAGTCCAGAAATGATTGGTGGACTGACAAAAGAAATGAAAGAGGCAAGCAAAAATCCGGATGTACGAGCCATTGTGCTGACAGGCGCCGGCCGGGCGTTCAGTGCTGGGGGCGATGTAAAGACGATGGGATCAAACAAACCAACTGATGTGTATCAGCACCTTGGAAGGTTGAATGATTGCATACTCGCTATTAAAGCCGTTGAAAAGCCCGTGATTGCTGCCGTTCAGGGGTTTGCTGCCGGTGCCGGCTTTAATCTGGCCCTTGCATGCGATTTAATCATTGCTGCGGATGACAGCAAGTTTGCTTTAAGCTTTTCACAGGTCGGTCTTATTTCGGATGGCGGGGGTTCCTATTTCCTTCCGCGTCTGGTCGGTCCGCATTTGGCAAAACAATTTTTCTTTTCTGCTGAACCAATTCCGGCAGAACGTCTTTATCAGCTTGGAGTTGTGAACAAAGTTGTTCCGCTGGCAGAATTAAATGATGAAGTGATGCGACATGCCGAAATCCTGTCTATGGGGCCAAGCCAGGCATATGGGCAGATGAAGAAGATAATCGATTATTCATTGACCTCAACATTAGAGGATGTATTGGAGAGGGAAAGGATGACGCAAATCATGATGGTCGCAACGGAAGACCATCAAGAAGGCATCCAGGCCTTCAAGGAGAAACGCCGTCCGCAATTCACGGGGAAATAA